The following are encoded together in the Triticum dicoccoides isolate Atlit2015 ecotype Zavitan chromosome 6B, WEW_v2.0, whole genome shotgun sequence genome:
- the LOC119323404 gene encoding probable polygalacturonase has protein sequence MVETSGGRWRLHLHGQRRSAAAFLAANKTLLAAVWVAGFALVFLWQSASVFVAGGGGGPRPAPAPSRPAPRLRPMAYNLTDFGGVGDGRAVNTRAFERAVETISAFADSGGAQLNVPPGRWLTGPFNLTSHMTLFLAEGAEILGITDEKVWPLMPALPSYGYGRERKGPRFGSLIHGQNLKDVVITGYNGSINGQGEVWWLKHRRRMLKNTRPPLVQLMWSMDIVITNITLRNSPFWHFHPYDCTNVTVSDVTILAPISGAPNTDGIDPDSCEDVLIENCYISVGDDAIAIKSGWDQYGIAYGRPSSNILIRNVTVRSLVSAGISIGSEMSGGVANVTVENVRIWDSRRGVRIKTAIGRGGYIRNISYSNITFDNVRAAIVIKVDYNEHADDGYDRNAFPDITGISFRKIHGWGVRVPVRAHGSNYIPIKDITFQDMSVGISYKKKHIFQCSYIEGRVIGSVFPKPCENLDVYDEQGQLVKRGAVLNSTEVDYDI, from the exons ATGGTGGAGACGTCGGGCGGGAGGTGGAGGCTGCACCTCCACGGCCAGCGGCGGAGCGCGGCCGCCTTCCTGGCCGCCAACAAGACCCTGCTCGCCGCCGTGTGGGTCGCCGGGTTCGCGCTCGTCTTCCTGTGGCAGAGCGCCTCCGTGTTCGTCGCCGGGGGCGGGGGCGGGCCCCGCCCGGCGCCCGCGCCGTCGCGCCCGGCGCCGCGGCTGCGCCCGATGGCGTACAACCTGACCGACTTCGGGGGCGTCGGGGACGGGCGGGCGGTGAACACCCGGGCCTTCGAGCGCGCCGTCGAGACCATCTCGGCGTTCGCGGACAGCGGCGGGGCGCAGCTCAATGTGCCGCCCGGCCGCTGGCTCACGGGCCCCTTCAACCTCACCAGCCACATGACGCTGTTCCTCGCCGAGGGCGCTGAGATCCTCGGCATTACG GACGAGAAAGTTTGGCCGTTGATGCCAGCACTGCCATCTTATGGGTATGGGAGGGAGCGCAAAGGACCTCGTTTCGGGAGTCTAATTCATGGACAGAATTTGAAAGATGTTGTCATTACAG GATACAATGGTAGCATAAATGGCCAGGGTGAAGTTTGGTGGTTGAAGCATCGCAGAAGAATGCTGAAGAACACAAGGCCTCCACTTGTACAACTGATGTGGTCTATGGACATTGTTATTACAAATATAACGTTGCGGAATTCACCTTTCTGGCACTTCCACCCATATGACTGCACGAATGTTACTGTTTCAGATGTTACAATCTTAGCTCCTATTTCTGGTGCTCCAAACACAGATGGCATAGATCCAG ATTCTTGTGAGGATGTCCTAATTGAGAATTGCTACATATCTGTTGGTGATGATGCAATTGCTATAAAGAGCGGGTGGGATCAATATGGGATTGCATATGGGCGGCCGTCTTCTAACATCTTAATACGCAATGTGACAGTCCGATCTTTGGTTAG TGCTGGAATTTCAATTGGCAGTGAGATGTCTGGTGGAGTTGCAAATGTTACGGTGGAGAATGTACGCATCTGGGATTCAAGGCGAGGCGTGAGAATAAAGACTGCGATAGGAAGAGGAGGCTACATCCGCAATATCTCCTACAGCAACATAACATTCGACAATGTTCGTGCTGCAATTGTGATAAAGGTTGACTACAATGAGCATGCTGATGATGGGTATGACAGAAATGCCTTCCCAGATATTACAGGCATATCATTCAGAAAAATACATGGGTGGGGTGTTCGTGTGCCTGTCCGTGCTCATGGCAGCAATTATATCCCCATCAAGGATATCACCTTTCAAGACATGTCAGTAGGCATCAGCTACAAGAAGAAGCATATATTCCAATGCTCCTACATAGAAGGGCGTGTTATCGGGTCAGTGTTTCCAAAACCATGTGAGAATTTGGACGTGTACGATGAGCAAGGGCAGCTTGTCAAGCGTGGGGCAGTGCTCAACAGCACAGAAGTTGATTATGATATATGA